A stretch of Brassica napus cultivar Da-Ae chromosome C6, Da-Ae, whole genome shotgun sequence DNA encodes these proteins:
- the LOC106346506 gene encoding IAA-amino acid hydrolase ILR1-like 4 has product MSFCKWVSFVLIIHLLNSCQISSSSSLTSNGFSQIPPKFLALAKRDDFFDWMIGIRRKIHENPELGYEEVETSRLVRTELEKMGVSYKYPVAVTGVIGYVGTGQAPFVALRADMDALAMQEMVEWEHKSKVPGKMHACGHDAHTTMLLGAAKLLKEHQDELQGTVILVFQPAEEGGGGAKKIVEAGVLKDVSAIFGLHVTNQLSLGQVSSREGPLLAGSGFFEAKISGKGGHAALPQHAIDPILAASNVIVSLQHLVSREADPLDSQVVTVAKFEGGGAFNVIPDSVTIGGTFRAFSTKSFTQLKKRIEQVITRQASVHMCNATVDFLEEEKPFFPPTVNDKDLHMFFKNVSGDMLGTQNYVEMQPLMGSEDFSFYQQAMPGHFSFVGMQNEAHSPMASPHSPYFEVNEELLPYGASLHASMATRYLLDLKTSSPNKSYQKDEL; this is encoded by the exons ATGAGTTTCTGCAAATGGGTTTCCTTTGTTTTGATCATCCACTTGCTCAACTCTTGTCAgatttcatcttcctcttccttaACCTCAAATGGGTTTTCTCAAATCCCTCCAAAGTTTCTTGCTTTAGCTAAAAGAGACGATTTTTTCGACTGGATGATTGGGATCAGAAGGAAAATCCACGAGAATCCAGAGCTAGGTTACGAGGAAGTAGAGACATCTAGGCTCGTTAGGACAGAGCTGGAGAAGATGGGTGTGTCTTACAAGTACCCAGTTGCTGTTACTGGCGTTATTGGATATGTCGGAACTGGTCAAGCCCCTTTTGTTGCTTTGAGAGCAGACATGGACGCACTTGCTATGCAG GAGATGGTGGAATGGGAGCACAAGAGTAAGGTTCCCGGGAAGATGCACGCTTGTGGACATGACGCTCACACTACAATGCTCCTCGGTGCTGCAAAGTTGCTCAAAGAACACCAAGATGAGCTACAG GGTACAGTGATTCTTGTTTTCCAACCAGCtgaggaaggaggaggaggtgcaAAGAAGATCGTGGAAGCTGGAGTATTGAAGGATGTGAGCGCAATCTTTGGGTTACATGTTACAAATCAACTGAGTTTAGGTCAAGTGAGCTCAAGAGAAGGTCCGTTGTTGGCTGGTAGCGGCTTTTTTGAAGCTAAGATAAGCGGGAAAGGAGGTCACGCAGCTCTTCCTCAGCACGCCATAGATCCGATTCTGGCAGCTTCAAACGTTATTGTTAGCTTACAACACCTCGTTTCACGAGAGGCAGATCCTTTGGACTCTCAG GTGGTTACAGTTGCTAAATTTGAAGGCGGTGGTGCTTTTAATGTGATTCCAGACTCTGTTACTATCGGTGGTACATTCAGAGCGTTTTCAACTAAGAGCTTTACACAACTCAAGAAAAGAATTGAGCAG GTTATCACAAGGCAAGCAAGCGTGCATATGTGCAATGCAACAGTTGATTTCCTTGAAGAGGAGAAACCATTCTTCCCACCAACTGTTAACGACAAAGACTTGCACATGTTCTTCAAGAACGTTTCAGGTGATATGTTAGGGACTCAGAACTACGTCGAGATGCAACCATTGATGGGATCAGAGGATTTCTCTTTCTACCAACAAGCAATGCCTGGACATTTCAGCTTTGTCGGTATGCAAAACGAAGCTCATTCACCAATGGCGAGCCCTCACTCACCTTATTTCGAGGTCAATGAAGAGTTGCTACCTTATGGTGCTTCCCTTCATGCCTCCATGGCCACAAGATATCTTCTCGACTTGAAAACTTCATCGCCAAATAAGAGTTACCAAAAAGATGAACTTTGA
- the LOC106351259 gene encoding glycosyltransferase BC10-like codes for MKVMDMEEGVKDNAASPPPKSRITNQSRALVSIRLLQVLLLFLVLTLGISVVSIHMIKFFKIQDPVSSTTLVSMYDHEAVTLESFLRPPLNVWHTMNDGELLWRASMEPKRHDYPFKRVPKLAFMFLTKGPLPFAPLWEMFFKGHEGLYSIYVHALPNYRSDFDRSSVFYRRYIPSQAVAWGEMSMCDAERRLLASALLDISNEWFVLLSESCIPLSGFGFIYGYVSGSRYSFMGCADEEGPDGRGRYRNGMEPEITLSQWRKGSQWFEINRKLALEIVQDTTYYPKFKEFCKPPCYVDEHYFPTMLSMKHRIFLANRTLTYTDWSRGGAHPATFGKADVTEAFLKNLPGAKACLYNDQRSPVCYLFARKFAPSALEPLLELAPKILGF; via the exons ATGAAAGTGATGGATATGGAAGAAGGGGTTAAAGATAATGCTGCATCACCACCCCCTAAATCAAGAATCACAAACCAATCTAGGGCCCTTGTGTCAATACGTCTGCTTCaggttttgttgttgtttcttgTTTTGACTCTTGGGATCTCCGTTGTTAGTATACACATGATCAAGTTCTTCAAGATTCAAGATCCTGTGTCTTCAACCACGTTGGTCTCTATGTATGATCACGAGGCCGTTACATTAGAGAGCTTTCTTAGGCCTCCTTTGAATGTTTGGCACACTATGAATGACGGTGAATTGCTTTGGCGCGCTTCCATGGAGCCAAAGAGACATGACTATCCGTTTAAACGGGTTCCTAAGTTGGCTTTCATGTTTCTCACCAAGGGGCCTTTACCATTTGCTCCACTTTGGGAGATGTTCTTTAAGGGACATGAGGGTCTTTACTCAATCTATGTTCATGCATTGCCTAACTACAGATCAGATTTTGATAGGTCATCTGTGTTTTACAGAAGATACATCCCAAGTCAG GCTGTGGCATGGGGAGAGATGAGTATGTGTGACGCTGAAAGGAGGCTTCTAGCTAGTGCGTTGCTTGATATATCTAATGAATGGTTTGTTCTGCTGTCTGAATCATGCATTCCTCTAAGCGGTTTCGGCTTTATCTATGGTTATGTCTCTGGATCAAGATATAGTTTCATGGGTTGTGCTGACGAGGAAGGACCTGATGGGAGAGGAAGATACAGAAACGGTATGGAACCTGAGATCACACTTAGCCAGTGGAGAAAAGGGTCTCAGTGGTTTGAAATTAACCGGAAACTCGCTCTTGAGATTGTTCAAGACACCACTTACTATCCCAAATTCAAAGAGTTTTGTAAACCACCATGTTATGTTGATGAACATTACTTCCCTACAATGTTGTCTATGAAACATAGAATTTTTCTGGCTAACCGGACACTGACATATACAGATTGGTCACGTGGTGGTGCTCATCCAGCTACTTTTGGTAAGGCTGATGTAACAGAAGCTTTCCTCAAGAATCTTCCTGGAGCTAAAGCCTGCCTCTACAATGATCAGAGGTCTCCTGTTTGTTATCTCTTTGCTAGAAAGTTTGCTCCAAGCGCATTGGAGCCCTTATTGGAACTTGCACCCAAGATTCTTGGGTTCTAA
- the LOC106346507 gene encoding probable LRR receptor-like serine/threonine-protein kinase At1g51880 isoform X2, giving the protein MMVSKALTLLCCVVLINLSNAQDQTGFISIDCGLQPDNSSYTESSKGIKYVSDSSYTDTGASSFVAPEYRANMMQSMWSVRSFPEGVRNCYEIGVNVSAKYLIRAAFMYGNYDARNELPGFDLHLGPNKWGSVKLESSEGTVSKEIIYSVLTDTLQVCLVNTGNGTPFISVLELRQLPNSSYATKSESLQLFQRLDFGSSTNLTVRYPDDVFDRIWLPSTPNGSKQFSERSTSSSRNSSGKFHLPQAVMRTAVVPETSGGSVDFGWTPDDPSLEFYFYLYFSELQEPSSGSVSKREFIISFNGNSFGRPFSLTYLETLVLSISNPLSEQSFQFSISQSRDSTLPPLINAMEAYFVNKLPQSSTDQNDLSAMRNIKSTYKVKRNWEGDVCVPQAYTWEGVNCSYNGTSTPRVIALNLSSAGLTGDILSDISLLTQLQVLDLSNNNLTGPVPAFLAQLQFLRVLNLGNNQLSGPIPSILMGKSGLSFSIDGNPSICATTGACEELTQNKSKKKKLPSFVIALVASLAGLVLIATISAAILFIFIRKKKQGRTVHRTITASSNGLSLLRRDTGSMPPSMQRRETGFSTRPSLQRIESGMTDHDMNETAVDGFDMEPANRKFTYAEIVNITNGFERDQGKVGFGRNYLGQLNGKEVTVKLVSSLSSQGYKQLRAEVKHLFRIHHKNLITMLGYCNEGDKLAVIYEYMANGNLKQHISENSPTVFSWEDRLGIAVDVAQGLEYLHTGCTPPIIHRNVKCTNVFLDENFNAKLGGFGLSRAFDAAEGSHMNTAIAGTPGYVDPEYYTSNILTEKSDVYSFGVVLLEIVTAKPAIIKDEERMHISQWVESLLSRENIEEILDPSLCGDYDPTSAFKTVEIAVACVCRNSGDRPGMSQVVTALKESLAAEVERKKDLPVVSTDSVEDLALGFGSNPPPRLR; this is encoded by the exons ATGATGGTATCCAAGGCTCTTACGCTCCTTTGCTGTGTGGTTCTCATCAATCTTTCCAATGCACAAGATCAAACAg GATTCATTAGCATAGATTGCGGGTTACAACCGGATAATTCGAGTTACACGGAGTCTTCAAAAGGTATAAAGTATGTTTCGGATTCGAGTTACACGGATACAGGAGCCAGCAGCTTCGTGGCGCCTGAGTACAGAGCAAACATGATGCAGAGCATGTGGTCCGTTAGAAGCTTTCCAGAGGGAGTCAGAAACTGTTACGAGATTGGTGTTAACGTCAGCGCCAAGTATCTGATCAGAGCGGCTTTTATGTATGGAAACTATGATGCAAGGAACGAGTTACCTGGGTTTGATCTTCACTTGGGACCAAACAAATGGGGCAGTGTTAAACTGGAGTCTTCTGAGGGAACAGTGTCCAAAGAGATTATATACTCTGTCTTGACGGACACGTTACAAGTGTGTTTGGTGAATACAGGAAACGGTACACCTTTTATATCGGTTTTGGAACTTAGACAGTTGCCAAACTCTTCTTATGCAACCAAGTCTGAATCACTCCAGCTCTTTCAACGGTTGGATTTCGGGTCATCGACCAATCTAACGGTCAGGTATCCAGATGATGTTTTTGATAGAATATGGCTTCCATCTACACCAAACGGGTCTAAGCAGTTTAGTGAGCGGTCGACTTCTTCCTCACGCAACAGTAGCGGTAAGTTTCATCTTCCACAAGCTGTAATGAGAACAGCAGTTGTACCGGAAACCTCTGGTGGGTCTGTAGACTTTGGATGGACTCCAGATGATCCTTCTCTTGAGTTTTACTTCTACTTGTACTTCTCTGAACTTCAAGAACCTAGTTCTGGTTCTGTATCAAAAAGAGAGTTCATCATTTCGTTCAACGGAAACAGTTTTGGGAGACCGTTTAGTCTTACCTACTTGGAGACCTTAGTTCTGTCTATTTCTAATCCTTTGTCGGAACAGAGCTTCCAGTTTTCTATTAGTCAGAGTCGAGATTCAACTCTTCCACCTCTTATCAACGCTATGGAGGCTTACTTTGTAAACAAGCTTCCGCAATCTTCAACAGATCAAAACGACC TTTCTGCTATGAGGAATATTAAGTCTACATATAAAGTCAAGAGAAACTGGGAAGGAGATGTGTGTGTGCCTCAAGCTTACACATGGGAAGGTGTGAATTGTAGCTACAATGGCACAAGCACGCCTAGAGTAATAGCTTT AAACTTATCATCAGCCGGATTAACAGGAGATATATTATCTGATATATCGCTTCTTACACAGTTGCAAGTCCT GGACTTGTCTAACAACAATTTGACTGGACCAGTACCAGCTTTCTTGGCTCAACTTCAGTTCCTTAGAGTTCT AAACTTGGGTAACAACCAGCTTAGTGGGCCTATACCGTCTATTCTCATGGGAAAAAGCGGCTTGTCGTTCAG TATCGACGGGAATCCAAGTATTTGTGCTACTACAGGTGCCTGTGAAGAGCTCACACAAAACAaatccaagaagaagaaacttccCAGTTTTGTGATTGCCTTAGTTGCATCACTTGCAGGGCTCGTTCTCATCGCTACTATATCTGCAGCTATACTGTTTATCTTcattagaaagaaaaaacaag GTCGAACGGTCCACAGAACAATCACAGCTTCAAGTAATGGACTGTCATTACTTAGGAGAGATACCGGTTCAATGCCTCCATCAATGCAGCGAAGAGAAACCGGTTTCTCTACACGTCCGTCATTACAGAGAATAGAGAGTGGAATGACTGACCATGACATGAATGAAACAGCAGTGGATGGCTTTGATATGGAACCTGCAAACAGAAAGTTTACATACGCAGAGATTGTGAATATCACAAATGGGTTTGAGAGAGATCAAGGGAAAGTAGGTTTTGGGAGAAACTACCTCGGACAGTTAAATGGTAAGGAAGTGACAGTGAAACTTGTGTCTTCATTGTCTTCTCAAGGCTACAAACAATTAAGAGCAGAG GTCAAACACCTTTTCAGAATTCATCATAAAAACCTTATAACCATGCTTGGTTATTGCAATGAAGGCGATAAACTGGCGGTTATCTATGAGTACATGGCTAATGGAAACTTGAAACAACACATCTCAG AGAACAGTCCAACTGTTTTTAGCTGGGAAGATAGACTTGGAATTGCGGTTGATGTTGCACAAG GACTTGAGTATTTGCATACTGGCTGCACGCCACCAATCATTCACAGAAACGTCAAGTGCACAAATGTATTCTTAGATGAAAACTTCAATGCCAAGTTAGGCGGTTTTGGCCTTTCGAGAGCGTTTGATGCAGCAGAAGGAAGTCATATGAATACAGCTATAGCCGGGACACCTGGATATGTCGACCCCGA GTATTACACATCAAACATCTTAACAGAGAAGAGTGATGTGTACAGTTTCGGTGTTGTTCTATTAGAGATTGTTACAGCGAAACCCGCTATCATAAAGGATGAGGAAAGGATGCATATAAGTCAATGGGTTGAGTCTTTGCTCTCAAGAGAAAACATTGAAGAGATTCTTGACCCCAGCCTTTGTGGAGACTATGATCCAACCTCTGCGTTTAAGACCGTGGAGATCGCTGTGGCTTGCGTTTGTAGAAACTCTGGTGACAGACCTGGAATGAGTCAAGTAGTGACGGCTCTTAAGGAGAGTTTGGCTGCAGAAGTTGAGAGGAAAAAAGATTTGCCAGTTGTGTCAACAGACTCAGTTGAAGATCTTGCCCTTGGCTTTGGTTCTAATCCACCTCCTCGTTTGCGATGA
- the LOC106346507 gene encoding probable LRR receptor-like serine/threonine-protein kinase At1g51880 isoform X1, whose amino-acid sequence MMVSKALTLLCCVVLINLSNAQDQTGFISIDCGLQPDNSSYTESSKGIKYVSDSSYTDTGASSFVAPEYRANMMQSMWSVRSFPEGVRNCYEIGVNVSAKYLIRAAFMYGNYDARNELPGFDLHLGPNKWGSVKLESSEGTVSKEIIYSVLTDTLQVCLVNTGNGTPFISVLELRQLPNSSYATKSESLQLFQRLDFGSSTNLTVRYPDDVFDRIWLPSTPNGSKQFSERSTSSSRNSSGKFHLPQAVMRTAVVPETSGGSVDFGWTPDDPSLEFYFYLYFSELQEPSSGSVSKREFIISFNGNSFGRPFSLTYLETLVLSISNPLSEQSFQFSISQSRDSTLPPLINAMEAYFVNKLPQSSTDQNDRKLSLILVLSISVLLVLSYCFSLCEHYIVSAMRNIKSTYKVKRNWEGDVCVPQAYTWEGVNCSYNGTSTPRVIALNLSSAGLTGDILSDISLLTQLQVLDLSNNNLTGPVPAFLAQLQFLRVLNLGNNQLSGPIPSILMGKSGLSFSIDGNPSICATTGACEELTQNKSKKKKLPSFVIALVASLAGLVLIATISAAILFIFIRKKKQGRTVHRTITASSNGLSLLRRDTGSMPPSMQRRETGFSTRPSLQRIESGMTDHDMNETAVDGFDMEPANRKFTYAEIVNITNGFERDQGKVGFGRNYLGQLNGKEVTVKLVSSLSSQGYKQLRAEVKHLFRIHHKNLITMLGYCNEGDKLAVIYEYMANGNLKQHISENSPTVFSWEDRLGIAVDVAQGLEYLHTGCTPPIIHRNVKCTNVFLDENFNAKLGGFGLSRAFDAAEGSHMNTAIAGTPGYVDPEYYTSNILTEKSDVYSFGVVLLEIVTAKPAIIKDEERMHISQWVESLLSRENIEEILDPSLCGDYDPTSAFKTVEIAVACVCRNSGDRPGMSQVVTALKESLAAEVERKKDLPVVSTDSVEDLALGFGSNPPPRLR is encoded by the exons ATGATGGTATCCAAGGCTCTTACGCTCCTTTGCTGTGTGGTTCTCATCAATCTTTCCAATGCACAAGATCAAACAg GATTCATTAGCATAGATTGCGGGTTACAACCGGATAATTCGAGTTACACGGAGTCTTCAAAAGGTATAAAGTATGTTTCGGATTCGAGTTACACGGATACAGGAGCCAGCAGCTTCGTGGCGCCTGAGTACAGAGCAAACATGATGCAGAGCATGTGGTCCGTTAGAAGCTTTCCAGAGGGAGTCAGAAACTGTTACGAGATTGGTGTTAACGTCAGCGCCAAGTATCTGATCAGAGCGGCTTTTATGTATGGAAACTATGATGCAAGGAACGAGTTACCTGGGTTTGATCTTCACTTGGGACCAAACAAATGGGGCAGTGTTAAACTGGAGTCTTCTGAGGGAACAGTGTCCAAAGAGATTATATACTCTGTCTTGACGGACACGTTACAAGTGTGTTTGGTGAATACAGGAAACGGTACACCTTTTATATCGGTTTTGGAACTTAGACAGTTGCCAAACTCTTCTTATGCAACCAAGTCTGAATCACTCCAGCTCTTTCAACGGTTGGATTTCGGGTCATCGACCAATCTAACGGTCAGGTATCCAGATGATGTTTTTGATAGAATATGGCTTCCATCTACACCAAACGGGTCTAAGCAGTTTAGTGAGCGGTCGACTTCTTCCTCACGCAACAGTAGCGGTAAGTTTCATCTTCCACAAGCTGTAATGAGAACAGCAGTTGTACCGGAAACCTCTGGTGGGTCTGTAGACTTTGGATGGACTCCAGATGATCCTTCTCTTGAGTTTTACTTCTACTTGTACTTCTCTGAACTTCAAGAACCTAGTTCTGGTTCTGTATCAAAAAGAGAGTTCATCATTTCGTTCAACGGAAACAGTTTTGGGAGACCGTTTAGTCTTACCTACTTGGAGACCTTAGTTCTGTCTATTTCTAATCCTTTGTCGGAACAGAGCTTCCAGTTTTCTATTAGTCAGAGTCGAGATTCAACTCTTCCACCTCTTATCAACGCTATGGAGGCTTACTTTGTAAACAAGCTTCCGCAATCTTCAACAGATCAAAACGACCGTAAGCTCTCTCTCATCCTTGTGCTGTCCATTTCAGTTTTGCTGGTTCTGTCTTACTGTTTTTCTCTCTGTGAGCATTATATAGTTTCTGCTATGAGGAATATTAAGTCTACATATAAAGTCAAGAGAAACTGGGAAGGAGATGTGTGTGTGCCTCAAGCTTACACATGGGAAGGTGTGAATTGTAGCTACAATGGCACAAGCACGCCTAGAGTAATAGCTTT AAACTTATCATCAGCCGGATTAACAGGAGATATATTATCTGATATATCGCTTCTTACACAGTTGCAAGTCCT GGACTTGTCTAACAACAATTTGACTGGACCAGTACCAGCTTTCTTGGCTCAACTTCAGTTCCTTAGAGTTCT AAACTTGGGTAACAACCAGCTTAGTGGGCCTATACCGTCTATTCTCATGGGAAAAAGCGGCTTGTCGTTCAG TATCGACGGGAATCCAAGTATTTGTGCTACTACAGGTGCCTGTGAAGAGCTCACACAAAACAaatccaagaagaagaaacttccCAGTTTTGTGATTGCCTTAGTTGCATCACTTGCAGGGCTCGTTCTCATCGCTACTATATCTGCAGCTATACTGTTTATCTTcattagaaagaaaaaacaag GTCGAACGGTCCACAGAACAATCACAGCTTCAAGTAATGGACTGTCATTACTTAGGAGAGATACCGGTTCAATGCCTCCATCAATGCAGCGAAGAGAAACCGGTTTCTCTACACGTCCGTCATTACAGAGAATAGAGAGTGGAATGACTGACCATGACATGAATGAAACAGCAGTGGATGGCTTTGATATGGAACCTGCAAACAGAAAGTTTACATACGCAGAGATTGTGAATATCACAAATGGGTTTGAGAGAGATCAAGGGAAAGTAGGTTTTGGGAGAAACTACCTCGGACAGTTAAATGGTAAGGAAGTGACAGTGAAACTTGTGTCTTCATTGTCTTCTCAAGGCTACAAACAATTAAGAGCAGAG GTCAAACACCTTTTCAGAATTCATCATAAAAACCTTATAACCATGCTTGGTTATTGCAATGAAGGCGATAAACTGGCGGTTATCTATGAGTACATGGCTAATGGAAACTTGAAACAACACATCTCAG AGAACAGTCCAACTGTTTTTAGCTGGGAAGATAGACTTGGAATTGCGGTTGATGTTGCACAAG GACTTGAGTATTTGCATACTGGCTGCACGCCACCAATCATTCACAGAAACGTCAAGTGCACAAATGTATTCTTAGATGAAAACTTCAATGCCAAGTTAGGCGGTTTTGGCCTTTCGAGAGCGTTTGATGCAGCAGAAGGAAGTCATATGAATACAGCTATAGCCGGGACACCTGGATATGTCGACCCCGA GTATTACACATCAAACATCTTAACAGAGAAGAGTGATGTGTACAGTTTCGGTGTTGTTCTATTAGAGATTGTTACAGCGAAACCCGCTATCATAAAGGATGAGGAAAGGATGCATATAAGTCAATGGGTTGAGTCTTTGCTCTCAAGAGAAAACATTGAAGAGATTCTTGACCCCAGCCTTTGTGGAGACTATGATCCAACCTCTGCGTTTAAGACCGTGGAGATCGCTGTGGCTTGCGTTTGTAGAAACTCTGGTGACAGACCTGGAATGAGTCAAGTAGTGACGGCTCTTAAGGAGAGTTTGGCTGCAGAAGTTGAGAGGAAAAAAGATTTGCCAGTTGTGTCAACAGACTCAGTTGAAGATCTTGCCCTTGGCTTTGGTTCTAATCCACCTCCTCGTTTGCGATGA
- the LOC106408207 gene encoding uncharacterized protein LOC106408207: MENPLDLWTALQRRYDHQKTVLLPKARHEWKNLRFMDYKSVDEYNSVLFKIVSMMRLCGEEVTEKELLDKTFSTFHSTNVLLQQHEMRPIGTSALPEANEAEKKDPKECNHVHDNKKSHGKGRSRFKGRGRDSYGRQGNHNNRGRGSSRGRGNYGRGRGGISKPSYLTKSACHRCGMENHWAKNCRTPKHLFELYQESLKNTNPEAHMVHDTGYDADDDSDLERDDLLDFETFDCLKD; this comes from the exons ATGGAGAATCCACTAGACCTTTGGACCGCTTTACAGcgtagatatgatcaccagaaaacggtgctATTACCAAAGGCTAGACATGAGTGGAAGAATCTCAGATTCatggactataagtctgtggatgaaTACAATTCAGTATTGTTTAAGATAGTCTCAATGATGAGATTATGTGGTGAGGAAGTAACCGAGAAAGAGTTGCTTGATAAAACATTCTCCACGTTCCATTCGACGAACGTGTTGCTGCAACAGca tgagatgagaccgaTCGGAACATCAGCATTACCAGAAGCCAATGAGGctgaaaagaaagatcccaaagaaTGCAACCACGTCCATGATAATAAGAAGTCACACGGCAAAGGCCGTAGTAGATTCAAGGGACGTGGCCGTGACAGCTATGGCCGgcaaggaaaccacaataaccgtggtcgtggttccagccGTGGCCGAGGCAAttatggccgtggtcgaggtggcatatccaaaccgtcttactTGACCAAATCAGCTTGTCACAGATGCGGGATGGAAAACCATTGGGCAAAGAATTGTAGAACCCCTAAACATCTATTTGAGCTCTATCAAGAGAGCCTTAAGAACACGAACCCAGAAGCCCATATGGTTCATGATACCGGgtatgatgctgatgatgattcCGACCTTGAAAGGGACGACCTCTTGGATTTTGAGACTTTTGATTGTCTCAAAGACTAA